A single region of the Candidatus Deferrimicrobiaceae bacterium genome encodes:
- a CDS encoding RDD family protein, with product MRGEIAMHQNGYAGFWIRAAARIIDFFAIITAYYLFYLVNQLGAKAGFLPPITVDASSAGEAALSAISVLRGLFLFSFPIFYFTYMHGSHGQTFGKMAMGVRVINVDGSPLNYWQAFRRWMVEIVFGSVLVFVLLFLLLIAMIVIQFVLSKISSVLSIMNYLQDAIDWVAGLAIVLLSNIPLGIMFIPAAFDPRKQGLHDRICHTLVVRVDRQPSGAPAARIDPAMPPAQPLDKEQGNDL from the coding sequence ATGAGGGGCGAGATCGCCATGCACCAAAACGGGTATGCGGGGTTCTGGATCAGAGCCGCCGCGCGCATCATCGATTTTTTCGCCATCATCACCGCCTATTACCTGTTCTATCTCGTCAACCAGCTCGGGGCGAAGGCCGGCTTCCTCCCCCCCATCACCGTCGATGCATCCTCGGCCGGCGAGGCGGCCCTGTCCGCGATCAGCGTCCTTCGCGGGCTGTTTCTCTTCAGCTTCCCGATCTTCTACTTCACCTACATGCACGGCTCCCACGGCCAGACCTTCGGGAAAATGGCCATGGGCGTCCGGGTGATCAACGTCGACGGCTCGCCGCTCAACTACTGGCAGGCGTTCCGACGCTGGATGGTCGAGATCGTCTTCGGCTCGGTGCTCGTCTTCGTTCTGCTCTTCCTGCTCCTCATCGCGATGATCGTCATCCAGTTCGTGCTCTCGAAGATCTCCTCGGTCCTCTCGATCATGAACTACCTGCAGGACGCGATCGACTGGGTGGCGGGGCTCGCCATCGTCCTTTTGTCCAACATCCCGCTCGGCATCATGTTCATCCCCGCGGCGTTCGACCCGCGCAAGCAGGGGCTGCACGACCGGATCTGCCACACGCTGGTCGTCCGGGTCGACCGGCAGCCCAGCGGCGCCCCTGCGGCCCGGATCGATCCGGCCATGCCCCCGGCTCAGCCGCTTGACAAGGAACAAGGGAACGACCTATAA
- a CDS encoding RsmE family RNA methyltransferase, which yields MPTFFVDRKNISEDTAILTGTEAGHMLKSLRLRAGDAFHAFDEDGTRYRMRILEATSGSIRAEILETSPPEPPPSVAITLMVGMPKADKMDFILEKATELGCSRVVVFRSSRTIPRLDAQDQKKRLLRWERIALAAAKQCGSGRVPRVEGILPYADALRIGAGCDGRVVFYEGVGSFGLKRVLGMMAAPGSIALLIGPEGGFSEDEVREAEAAGFVRAGLGSRILRVETAAVTALGMVTYEFENE from the coding sequence GTGCCCACCTTCTTCGTCGACCGGAAGAACATCTCCGAAGACACCGCGATCCTGACCGGTACCGAGGCGGGGCACATGCTCAAGTCGCTTCGCCTGCGGGCCGGAGACGCATTCCACGCTTTCGACGAGGACGGCACCCGCTACCGGATGCGCATCCTCGAGGCGACCTCCGGCTCGATCCGCGCCGAGATTCTCGAGACATCGCCCCCCGAGCCGCCGCCGTCGGTCGCGATCACGTTGATGGTCGGCATGCCAAAGGCCGACAAGATGGACTTCATCCTCGAGAAGGCGACCGAGCTGGGATGCTCACGCGTCGTTGTCTTCCGCTCTTCCCGCACGATCCCGCGCCTCGACGCGCAGGACCAGAAGAAACGGCTGCTCCGGTGGGAGCGGATCGCGCTCGCGGCCGCGAAGCAGTGCGGCTCGGGCCGGGTCCCGCGGGTCGAGGGCATCCTCCCCTACGCCGATGCGCTCCGGATCGGCGCCGGGTGCGACGGGCGGGTTGTATTCTACGAGGGCGTGGGGTCGTTCGGGCTCAAGCGCGTGCTGGGGATGATGGCGGCCCCGGGGAGCATCGCCCTGCTGATCGGCCCCGAAGGGGGCTTCTCCGAGGACGAGGTCCGGGAGGCCGAGGCCGCGGGCTTCGTCCGGGCGGGCCTGGGAAGCCGCATCCTCAGGGTCGAGACCGCCGCCGTGACGGCGCTGGGCATGGTAACATACGAGTTCGAAAACGAATGA
- the prmA gene encoding 50S ribosomal protein L11 methyltransferase: MTKWKSFSVETRREAIDALTRFLVDCGSIGTAHDEQILSPEGDPADPIPPPPEIAKLTAYFPADTDLHALKAELLAFIPVLEESFGKDVARFGGATEITDTGWAEKWKEHFKPVSVSRRLVIRPSWEAYEAASGETILIIDPGQAFGTGTHETTQMCLQIIDDLYSGEVRPRRVLDVGTGTGILGIATAKLGATEVLGLDNDPLAVEVCVENATVNGVQDVFRAAATPVQEAEGTFDLVIANIIAEILIDMKQALLARLAPGGRVLLSGILDEKSGMVREEFEAEGAKLVEERRSGQWAALLLSR; the protein is encoded by the coding sequence ATGACTAAATGGAAATCGTTCTCCGTCGAAACGCGCCGCGAGGCCATCGACGCCCTGACCCGCTTCCTCGTCGACTGCGGCTCCATCGGCACCGCGCACGACGAGCAGATCCTCAGCCCCGAAGGCGACCCGGCCGATCCCATCCCGCCGCCGCCCGAGATCGCCAAGCTCACCGCCTACTTCCCGGCGGACACCGACCTGCATGCCCTCAAGGCCGAGCTGCTCGCATTCATCCCCGTGCTCGAGGAATCGTTCGGCAAGGACGTCGCCAGGTTCGGCGGGGCCACCGAGATCACCGACACCGGCTGGGCCGAGAAATGGAAGGAGCACTTCAAGCCGGTCAGCGTATCCCGCCGACTGGTGATCCGCCCCTCGTGGGAGGCCTACGAGGCCGCTTCCGGCGAGACCATCCTCATCATCGACCCCGGCCAGGCGTTCGGCACAGGAACGCACGAGACCACCCAGATGTGCCTCCAGATCATTGACGACCTCTACAGCGGCGAGGTCCGCCCCCGCCGCGTGCTCGATGTCGGCACCGGCACCGGCATCCTCGGGATCGCCACCGCCAAGCTGGGCGCCACCGAAGTGCTCGGCCTCGACAACGACCCGCTCGCCGTCGAGGTCTGCGTCGAGAACGCGACCGTCAACGGCGTGCAGGACGTTTTCCGCGCCGCAGCGACCCCGGTCCAGGAGGCGGAGGGCACGTTCGACCTCGTCATCGCCAACATCATCGCCGAGATCCTCATCGACATGAAACAGGCGCTGCTGGCCCGCCTGGCCCCCGGCGGCAGGGTGCTGCTCTCCGGCATCCTCGACGAAAAGAGCGGCATGGTCCGCGAAGAGTTCGAGGCCGAGGGGGCGAAACTGGTCGAAGAGCGCCGGTCCGGCCAGTGGGCCGCCCTGCTGCTTTCCAGGTAG
- a CDS encoding M20 family metallopeptidase, with amino-acid sequence MDSSTRRLLSLADALKPDAVRMLRNITAFAELPLEEVRTAATLSTFLEGRGFRVERGIAGMKSAFRATYVFGKGKPAVAFLCEMDALPGLGHACGHNIVGVASACAAATVAEFGRERFKSGRVIALGTPAEETGYGKAKLIEEGIFKGVDAAMMVHPSSRRHVAKGYLALHRLRFTYHGRASHAAAYPEYGVNALDGVLLLFQSIGMLRQQLKDTVRVHGIVTDGGKAPNIIPERAQAYFYVRGENDRDLAEAVEKVMACAEGAATATGCRLEAEPGVYRLSAMAVNPVIATSYRKAIALLGLQESEAPTDKNRGSSDIGNVSRILPTIQPNIPISDGERVEIHTRPFEKATCSPSGIAGMMEGIRAMSITAADLFADPDRVRDAWKAFRGRPV; translated from the coding sequence ATGGATTCTTCAACCCGACGCCTCCTCTCCCTCGCCGACGCCCTCAAGCCGGACGCCGTCCGGATGCTGCGAAACATCACCGCGTTCGCCGAACTGCCGCTCGAGGAGGTGCGCACCGCCGCGACGCTCTCCACGTTCCTTGAGGGGCGGGGGTTCCGCGTCGAGCGGGGCATCGCCGGCATGAAGAGCGCCTTCCGCGCCACCTACGTCTTCGGGAAAGGAAAGCCCGCCGTCGCCTTCCTGTGCGAGATGGACGCGCTGCCCGGGCTGGGGCACGCCTGCGGGCACAACATCGTCGGCGTCGCGTCGGCTTGCGCCGCGGCCACGGTCGCCGAATTCGGGCGGGAGCGCTTCAAGTCGGGCCGGGTGATCGCCCTGGGCACCCCGGCCGAGGAAACGGGGTACGGAAAGGCGAAGCTGATCGAGGAGGGGATCTTCAAGGGCGTCGACGCGGCGATGATGGTCCACCCGTCCTCGCGCCGGCACGTCGCGAAGGGCTACCTCGCGCTCCACCGGCTGCGCTTCACCTACCACGGCCGCGCGTCGCACGCGGCGGCCTACCCCGAATACGGCGTCAACGCGCTCGACGGCGTGCTGCTGCTGTTCCAGTCGATCGGGATGCTGCGCCAGCAACTGAAGGACACCGTCCGGGTTCACGGCATCGTCACCGACGGGGGCAAGGCCCCCAACATCATTCCCGAGCGGGCGCAGGCCTATTTCTATGTGCGGGGCGAAAACGACCGCGACCTGGCCGAGGCGGTCGAGAAGGTGATGGCGTGCGCCGAGGGCGCCGCGACGGCGACCGGGTGCCGCCTCGAGGCCGAGCCGGGCGTCTACCGGCTTTCGGCGATGGCGGTCAATCCGGTGATCGCGACCTCCTACCGCAAGGCGATCGCGCTGCTCGGCCTGCAAGAAAGCGAAGCGCCGACCGACAAGAACCGCGGGTCGTCCGACATCGGGAACGTCTCGCGCATCCTGCCCACCATCCAGCCCAACATCCCCATCTCCGACGGGGAGCGGGTCGAGATCCACACCCGCCCCTTCGAGAAGGCCACCTGCTCGCCCTCGGGCATCGCCGGCATGATGGAAGGCATCCGCGCGATGTCGATCACCGCCGCCGACCTGTTCGCCGATCCCGACCGCGTCCGGGACGCATGGAAGGCGTTCAGGGGACGTCCCGTCTAG
- a CDS encoding endonuclease MutS2, whose product MKRLCYHEPVSPPSLTSALAALEWEKIVARLCAHASSGPGRDRCAALTPFVDLDLIRASLEENRDARKLVLAENPLPLEGLSEIGSQVEQAHKGAVLSPADLLQIGKTARNGERIRKFFDERKGRYPRLSRYANALPPLRELAEEIDWKIDPAGLVLDRASATLGKLRQRLASVRLRLQEKANEIATSPRYQRHVQESYTTLRSGRVVIPFKTAAKGLFQGIVHDTSQSGQTIFFEPEELVHLNNEVKMAEIEVDREVARILAELTASVACKGEELLECRDALAALDFIQARALLAEEMAAAEPTVTDGGETALVSARHPLMVLGKKVVVPNDIRLGRPYQCLVLTGPNAGGKTVALKTLGTLTLMAMAGLSIPAEGESTVSIFPHLFVAVGDEQSVEQDLSTFSAHIRRLNGILSESGPGSLVLLDEVVSGTDPREGAAIARAFLEALADRDVRVVATTHFEELKAIAFQDKRFENGSMEFDPEHLRPTYRLRIGIPGRSMGMEIARGLGFPEEVLARAATYLSAEGQKLAEVLDQLDLERAKMRAEAAELAVRRREAEEAKRKFDADRAKARDDESKALSKARDRIREEVRKAEAQMRSVTEELRKDRKIETVRKAQTVLREWKEKAAVAESEDPVLRANISRTMPVAPDTVLPQGRKVFVLSLKKEGEVASVVSPGDREVEVNAGGMKVRIGRDQLRVFPAPVAAPSARQRPSGGSTGGVDGLSGDIFPQTADNTIDLRGAYVDDALPEIDAFLDRLAMAHANHAFIIHGHGTGALKAGVRRHLRNSPYAKRFLPAPREQGGDGVTIVVLA is encoded by the coding sequence TTGAAACGCCTATGCTACCATGAACCCGTGTCGCCTCCATCGCTCACATCGGCCCTCGCCGCGCTCGAATGGGAAAAGATCGTGGCGCGGCTTTGCGCCCACGCGTCCTCCGGGCCCGGCCGGGATCGGTGCGCCGCCCTGACGCCGTTCGTCGATCTCGACCTGATCCGCGCCTCGCTCGAAGAGAACCGCGACGCCCGGAAGCTGGTCCTCGCCGAAAACCCGCTGCCGCTCGAAGGCCTGTCCGAAATCGGTTCCCAGGTCGAGCAGGCGCACAAGGGCGCCGTCCTGTCGCCCGCCGACCTGCTTCAGATCGGAAAGACCGCCCGCAACGGGGAGCGGATCCGCAAATTCTTCGACGAGCGAAAAGGGCGCTATCCGCGTCTCTCCCGTTACGCCAACGCCTTGCCCCCCCTTCGCGAGCTGGCCGAGGAGATCGACTGGAAGATCGATCCCGCGGGCCTGGTTCTCGACCGCGCCTCCGCCACGCTGGGGAAGTTGCGCCAGCGACTGGCCTCGGTGCGCCTCCGGCTGCAGGAGAAGGCCAACGAGATCGCGACCAGCCCGAGATACCAGCGCCACGTCCAGGAATCGTATACGACGCTGCGATCCGGCCGCGTGGTCATCCCGTTCAAGACGGCAGCCAAGGGCCTTTTCCAGGGCATCGTCCACGACACTTCGCAGAGCGGGCAGACGATCTTCTTCGAGCCCGAGGAGCTGGTCCACCTCAACAACGAAGTGAAGATGGCCGAGATCGAGGTCGACCGGGAGGTCGCCCGCATCCTGGCCGAGCTGACCGCTTCCGTGGCGTGCAAGGGCGAGGAGCTTCTCGAGTGCCGTGACGCACTCGCCGCGCTCGACTTCATCCAGGCCCGCGCGCTGCTCGCCGAAGAGATGGCGGCGGCCGAACCAACGGTCACAGACGGCGGGGAAACGGCGCTCGTCTCGGCGCGCCACCCGCTGATGGTGCTCGGAAAGAAGGTCGTCGTGCCCAACGACATCCGGCTGGGGCGGCCGTACCAGTGCCTCGTCCTGACCGGCCCCAACGCCGGCGGCAAGACGGTGGCGCTGAAGACGCTGGGAACCCTCACGTTGATGGCGATGGCGGGGTTGTCGATCCCCGCCGAGGGCGAATCGACCGTCTCGATCTTTCCGCACCTCTTCGTCGCGGTGGGCGACGAGCAGAGCGTCGAGCAGGACCTGTCCACCTTCTCCGCCCACATCCGGCGGCTCAACGGCATCCTCTCCGAATCCGGTCCCGGCTCGCTGGTGCTGCTGGACGAAGTCGTTTCCGGAACCGACCCGCGGGAAGGCGCCGCGATCGCCCGGGCGTTTCTCGAGGCGCTGGCCGACCGCGACGTGCGCGTGGTCGCCACCACCCACTTCGAGGAGCTGAAGGCGATCGCATTCCAGGACAAGCGGTTCGAGAACGGCTCGATGGAATTCGATCCCGAGCATCTTCGCCCCACCTATCGCCTGCGCATCGGCATCCCGGGGCGGAGCATGGGGATGGAGATCGCCCGGGGGCTCGGATTCCCGGAGGAGGTGCTTGCGCGTGCGGCGACCTACCTTTCGGCCGAGGGGCAGAAGCTCGCCGAGGTGCTCGACCAGCTCGACCTCGAGCGGGCGAAAATGCGGGCCGAGGCGGCCGAGCTGGCCGTCCGGCGGCGGGAAGCCGAGGAGGCGAAGCGGAAGTTCGACGCCGACCGGGCCAAGGCGCGGGACGACGAATCGAAGGCGCTGTCGAAGGCGCGCGACCGGATCCGGGAGGAAGTCCGCAAGGCCGAGGCGCAGATGCGGTCGGTCACGGAAGAATTGCGCAAGGATCGCAAGATCGAGACGGTGCGCAAGGCGCAGACCGTCCTGCGGGAGTGGAAGGAGAAGGCGGCCGTCGCGGAGAGCGAAGACCCGGTGCTGCGCGCGAACATCAGCAGGACGATGCCCGTCGCCCCCGACACGGTGCTGCCTCAAGGCCGGAAGGTCTTCGTCCTGTCGTTGAAGAAGGAAGGCGAGGTCGCCTCGGTGGTTTCGCCCGGAGACCGCGAGGTCGAGGTCAACGCAGGGGGGATGAAGGTGCGGATCGGGCGCGACCAGCTCCGCGTCTTCCCCGCACCCGTTGCCGCCCCTTCCGCGCGCCAGCGTCCTTCAGGCGGGAGCACCGGGGGCGTCGACGGGCTTTCCGGAGACATCTTTCCACAGACGGCCGACAACACGATCGACCTGCGCGGCGCCTACGTCGACGACGCATTGCCCGAGATCGACGCCTTCCTCGATCGGCTCGCCATGGCGCACGCGAACCACGCTTTCATCATCCACGGCCACGGCACCGGCGCACTGAAGGCCGGCGTCCGGCGCCACCTCAGGAACTCGCCCTACGCCAAGCGGTTTCTTCCCGCCCCCCGCGAGCAGGGCGGGGACGGCGTCACGATCGTCGTGCTCGCCTAA
- the ccsA gene encoding cytochrome c biogenesis protein CcsA: MAVLTGIHIVLFWLSLAAYVAEAGLRLGGVVPKSSLRSALFGGVVLHALFLAIRWWISGHAPMAGLFESLTVFSFCSAVAGLLLCRGEALRPAWRPLSILVLLPQVAAALLDKGTSPLFPALDTPWFATHVGLSFLGYGFFAVGFALAWVYLRNGDDAVYRAGSLSALYGFSAFSAGMVCGGIWAYYAWGSYWIWTPKEIWSVVLWLYFAALTHLKYIPVQPGWPGWTRRLEMWATVGGYAVMLLTFLGVSLLLRSSHSMR, translated from the coding sequence TTGGCCGTCCTGACCGGCATCCACATCGTCCTGTTCTGGCTTTCGCTCGCCGCCTACGTAGCCGAGGCCGGCCTCCGGTTGGGCGGTGTCGTGCCGAAGTCGTCGCTGCGATCCGCGCTGTTCGGCGGCGTCGTGCTGCATGCCCTGTTTCTCGCGATCCGCTGGTGGATCTCCGGGCATGCCCCGATGGCGGGGCTGTTCGAATCGCTGACCGTGTTTTCCTTCTGCTCCGCCGTCGCCGGATTGCTTCTTTGCCGCGGTGAGGCGCTGCGCCCCGCGTGGCGCCCCCTGTCGATCCTCGTGCTGCTGCCGCAGGTTGCGGCGGCGCTGCTCGACAAGGGGACGAGCCCCCTCTTCCCGGCGCTCGACACCCCCTGGTTCGCCACCCACGTCGGCCTCTCGTTTTTGGGCTACGGATTCTTCGCCGTCGGCTTCGCGCTCGCGTGGGTCTACCTGCGCAACGGCGACGACGCGGTCTATCGCGCCGGATCGCTCTCCGCGCTCTACGGCTTCTCCGCCTTCTCGGCCGGGATGGTGTGCGGCGGCATCTGGGCCTACTACGCCTGGGGCTCCTACTGGATCTGGACGCCCAAGGAGATCTGGTCGGTCGTGCTTTGGCTCTACTTCGCCGCGCTGACCCACCTCAAGTACATCCCGGTCCAGCCCGGCTGGCCCGGCTGGACGCGCCGCCTCGAGATGTGGGCCACGGTCGGCGGCTACGCGGTCATGCTCCTCACCTTCCTCGGCGTCTCGCTGCTGCTGCGCAGCTCCCACTCGATGCGATGA
- a CDS encoding cytochrome c biogenesis protein ResB, whose protein sequence is MKSLWRVLTSLKTCAWMGLLFTVSGAVGSVVMGWYPDLFGDMDAQVFSGWCAQKGFVAPVATSWLYGLVLATGLLALNAACCTAERLVQIFRGKFNLRRLLPHVMHVAFLGVVLSHLVSATSGDRIKGIQVPEGRFAPVGATGLVLGVDKIHVEMAPQGYPKDFGAAVSLYRGNATVARGWVRANAPLFHEGYAIYLKTFGPTPWGAPYAEFDANRDPGALPILLSCLLFTVANLLYLLPARKKDDPTS, encoded by the coding sequence ATGAAAAGCCTCTGGCGGGTCTTGACGTCGCTCAAGACGTGCGCGTGGATGGGGCTGCTGTTCACCGTGTCCGGTGCGGTCGGGTCGGTCGTAATGGGGTGGTACCCCGACCTGTTCGGCGACATGGACGCGCAGGTCTTTTCGGGCTGGTGCGCGCAGAAGGGGTTCGTCGCGCCCGTCGCGACGTCGTGGCTTTACGGGCTGGTGCTGGCGACCGGGCTGCTCGCGCTCAACGCGGCGTGCTGCACCGCCGAGCGGCTGGTGCAGATCTTCCGCGGGAAGTTCAACCTGCGGCGGTTGTTGCCGCACGTCATGCACGTCGCTTTTCTCGGCGTCGTGCTGTCGCACCTCGTGAGCGCGACGAGCGGCGACCGGATCAAGGGGATCCAGGTGCCCGAGGGGCGCTTCGCGCCGGTGGGCGCGACGGGGCTGGTGCTGGGGGTCGACAAGATCCACGTCGAGATGGCGCCGCAGGGTTACCCCAAGGATTTCGGGGCGGCGGTGTCGCTCTACCGGGGCAACGCGACGGTCGCCCGCGGCTGGGTCCGGGCCAACGCGCCGCTCTTTCACGAGGGGTATGCCATTTACCTGAAGACGTTCGGTCCGACGCCGTGGGGGGCGCCGTATGCCGAGTTCGACGCCAACCGCGACCCGGGCGCGCTCCCGATCCTGCTCTCGTGCCTGCTGTTCACCGTCGCGAACCTCCTCTACCTTCTCCCCGCGAGGAAAAAAGATGACCCGACTTCGTAA
- a CDS encoding LD-carboxypeptidase: MTRLRKPLPLRQGDLVRLVSPAGPVDRNKLDRGVARLSAAGYAVEVPDGVYENGGYLAGDDAHRAAQVNDALAAPGVRAVVAARGGFGTTRLMPRIDWKRATAARRLVVGYSDLSAILSYLATRLKVPAIHGPMPAADLANRFDAEALDAFVRLAAGAVSPKEAWGLPCERLRGGAAEGILSGGCLSVLTSLLGTPYVPDFRGALLFLEDVGEPAYRIDRSLTQWLQSGRWSGVQGIVVGRTAPVKGESEDDLRRLFAGAAKTLGVPCWYGFPAGHEGPNYALPFGVPARIDTKGRLFLCESPVADR; this comes from the coding sequence ATGACCCGACTTCGTAAGCCGCTCCCGCTGCGCCAGGGCGATTTGGTTCGCCTCGTTTCGCCCGCCGGGCCGGTCGACCGGAACAAGCTCGACCGGGGCGTCGCCCGGCTGTCCGCCGCCGGATACGCGGTCGAGGTGCCCGACGGCGTTTACGAGAATGGCGGCTATCTCGCAGGAGACGATGCCCATCGCGCGGCGCAGGTCAACGACGCGCTGGCGGCGCCCGGCGTGCGCGCCGTCGTGGCGGCGCGGGGCGGCTTCGGCACGACGCGTCTCATGCCGCGGATCGACTGGAAACGGGCCACGGCGGCGCGCCGGCTCGTCGTCGGCTACAGCGACCTGTCCGCGATCCTGTCGTACCTGGCGACGCGGCTCAAGGTCCCCGCGATCCACGGGCCGATGCCGGCGGCCGACCTCGCCAACCGTTTCGACGCGGAGGCGCTCGACGCCTTCGTCCGGCTGGCGGCGGGGGCGGTTTCGCCGAAAGAGGCGTGGGGGCTGCCGTGCGAGCGGCTGCGCGGCGGCGCCGCGGAGGGCATCCTGTCCGGCGGCTGCCTGTCGGTGCTGACGTCGCTTTTGGGCACGCCGTACGTCCCCGATTTCCGGGGGGCGCTCCTGTTTCTCGAAGACGTGGGCGAGCCCGCCTACCGGATCGACCGGTCGCTGACGCAGTGGCTCCAGTCCGGTCGCTGGTCCGGCGTGCAGGGGATCGTCGTGGGACGGACGGCGCCGGTCAAGGGCGAGTCCGAAGACGACCTCCGTCGGCTGTTCGCCGGGGCCGCGAAGACGCTGGGCGTCCCTTGCTGGTACGGCTTTCCCGCCGGCCACGAAGGGCCGAACTATGCGCTTCCGTTCGGCGTGCCGGCCCGGATCGACACGAAGGGCCGCCTTTTCCTGTGCGAGTCGCCGGTGGCCGATCGATGA
- a CDS encoding serine hydrolase domain-containing protein: MIVAAGDREPRFDRALALLDQGTEARAWSAAVLLAAKGDELLLHAAAGGARPDSIFDVASLTKPVTATLFHALVEDGKLPQDGVVHETVPLRFSDPAGETVRFSQLLSHTAGLAAWRPFFDDLRAEEMLENRTLTGTAEGHDRIIRAVLDSRIEAPPGTKWLYSDLGFIVLGRALELAAFEPLDRLLARRLAGPLGMADTGYLPLERQPEDAALRIVPTGWSDAREIEKVGQVDDENAAAMGGVAGHAGVFSTAPDLLRFSREILRARKGEGRVLHRPSALSMCERVSQPPGCPRTRGWDTPEPSSQAGTLFSPHSIGHLGYTGCSLWIDLDREITVVLLTNRVVFGPDNRLIRNFRPGIHDAVMEGIIR; encoded by the coding sequence ATGATCGTCGCCGCCGGGGATCGCGAGCCCCGCTTCGACCGCGCGCTGGCGCTGCTCGACCAGGGCACCGAAGCGCGCGCCTGGTCGGCGGCGGTGCTGCTGGCCGCGAAGGGCGACGAGCTGCTGCTGCACGCGGCCGCGGGCGGCGCCCGCCCCGATTCGATCTTCGACGTGGCTTCGCTCACCAAGCCGGTGACGGCGACGCTGTTCCACGCGCTCGTCGAGGACGGGAAGCTGCCGCAGGACGGCGTCGTGCACGAGACCGTGCCGCTCCGCTTCTCCGACCCGGCCGGCGAAACGGTCCGGTTTTCCCAATTGCTGTCGCACACCGCGGGGCTGGCCGCCTGGCGGCCGTTCTTCGATGACCTGCGCGCCGAGGAGATGCTCGAGAACCGCACGCTGACCGGGACGGCCGAAGGGCACGACCGGATCATCCGGGCGGTGCTCGACTCCCGGATCGAGGCGCCGCCGGGCACGAAGTGGCTCTACAGCGACCTGGGGTTCATCGTCCTCGGGCGCGCGCTCGAGCTGGCGGCGTTCGAGCCGCTCGACCGGCTGCTCGCGCGGCGGCTCGCCGGACCGCTCGGCATGGCCGACACCGGCTATCTGCCGCTCGAGCGGCAGCCCGAGGATGCGGCGCTCCGAATCGTCCCCACCGGCTGGTCCGACGCCCGCGAGATCGAGAAGGTCGGCCAGGTCGACGACGAGAACGCGGCCGCGATGGGGGGCGTCGCCGGGCACGCGGGGGTTTTCTCGACCGCGCCCGACCTGCTCCGCTTTTCCCGCGAGATCCTGCGCGCCCGCAAGGGGGAAGGGCGGGTGCTGCACCGTCCCTCGGCGCTGTCGATGTGCGAACGCGTGTCCCAGCCGCCCGGCTGTCCCCGGACGCGGGGCTGGGACACTCCCGAGCCGTCGTCGCAGGCCGGCACGCTGTTTTCCCCGCATTCGATCGGACATTTGGGCTACACCGGCTGTTCGCTCTGGATCGACCTCGACCGGGAGATCACGGTCGTCCTATTGACCAACCGGGTCGTCTTCGGCCCCGACAACCGGCTGATCCGCAACTTCCGGCCCGGAATTCACGACGCCGTCATGGAGGGCATCATCCGTTGA